The nucleotide sequence GTGTCTAACCGCAAAGTCAACGTGGGGGCACGTTTTTTTATCCACCGCGCAACCTCAAGCAGCAAATCTAGGCGCTGTGTGGATTCGCCAAAGCCACAGAAAACCACTTCAGTCCAGCGCCGCGCAGTAAGGTTGCCTTCAAGTTCAGATAGGATTTGCTCAAGCGCTGGCTCCGCAGCATGTTTAAGGTTAAAGCCGCCCACGCCTTTTTTGAAGTTTCTAAAGCAGAACCAGCAGTTATTCGAGCATTTGTTGGTGATGTTTAGGTAAAGGCTGTTGTCAAGCCAGTAAACCGCTTTGGGGTTGTCGTCTTTAGCCATACAGTTGCCTTCTGCACCGCATAAATGAGGCACAGCAGCTTTCCATATAGTTTACGGTACAAACAACAAAAACAAGCAAGACTATCTCTTTTTCCTGTTGGCAAAAAACGCGGCTGCGGTAATGGCGGCAAGCAAGGGGAGCAGTATCCAAGGTTGGAGTTCTGGGATGGGGGTGTTGGATAGGATGGCTGCTATGTCGCCGGGGAGGGGTTGATTGTAATGTGAGGTAACGGTGAAGGTTAGGGTCTGCTGGGGGGTGAGGGTTGTGTTTTGGTATTCTATGGGTTGCCAGGTGCTGTTAAGTCCGGTGGTGTAGACGTTGATGTAGGGGAAGGGTTGGTCGAGTTGGATTTGGAAGTGTGCACTGGATTGGCTGCTTGCTGGGGAGAGGTAGGGGCTGATGTTTAAGTCGTAGAGGAATACGTAGCTGCCGTTTATTGTTTGCACGGGGTGTTCATAGTGGATTTCCAGCACAAAATCGTTGCGGGCAGGGTTAGCCAAGCAGGAAATCATTTCCCAATCCCCAATGTCAGTGGGATGCCGCGCCGAAGGGTCAATCTCGTTGTAATTGCGCCACGTCAACTCGGCACCGTCTATTTTGATTTGGATGTTTTGGGTTCCAGGGGGGACGGGATAAATCAAGGGCAAACCGTCCTCGCTGTTTTGGAGGTTGTGGTGCATGGGGTAGAGTCCGTCAACTTTTGCCCAGAGGGCTCCGTCGTGGTTGTAGATTGTGTAGTTGAGGTATTCGTGGGGCATGGCAAGCAGGCTAGATGCGGGGAGGTCTTGGCTGGTTATGGAGTTGCCCCAAGGCGCCATGAGGGGGTGTTGGTCGGTTTCGTTGGAGTTCACGGCGATTTGGTTTGGGTAATCGCTTATGCCGTCTTGGTTGAGGTCAACCCCTGTGAAGCTGCTCCAGTAATTACCCTCAACACCATTATCCCAACGGTTACAAGAACCCAAAAGCAAACTGCCCGACCAGTTGCCCACGAAATTGTTGTGAAACAGCGTGTTATTTGTGGCACCGTTCCAGAAATCAAACAAGCCGTAGTTGCCGAGGAAGTTGTTTTCTGTTAGGGTGCAGTTTGTGGTATCGTCTAGGCGCAGGGCGGTTTGGCTGTTTTGCAAGGTATTGTGGGTTATGAGGCAGTTGGAGGAGTTGACTAAGTGCAGGGCGTTGAAGTTGTTTGTGAGTTCGCAGTTTTCTATGTTGGCGTTAGTGGTGTTGACAAGAAGCAGTCCGTCCCAGTTGGGGGTGGATTTCCAGTTTTGCACGGTTAGGTCGTTGCAGTTTATGGCGGCTACCCAACCTGCATTATGGGTCACGATGAAGCCTGACTTGTTTACTAAGAAATAAACGGGCTTTTCGTTTACGGTGTTTGTCTTATCAATGCTGTGAAGGTGAGTTTCCAGGTTGCTTCCCCATAGCCTAAACCCGCACAGGTTATCACGCAGCACGTTTGCGGTCAAGGTGAGGTTTGTGCTTTGCCAGATGTCTATGCCTAAGCCTTTTTGTTCTATGGTGTTTGCGGTTAGGGTGCAGTTTGCGCTGTTATCCACCGCTATGCCTTGGGTGTAGTTACCCGAGAGCAGGCTGCTGCTGTTTGGAGCGGTGGGGCTTGAGAGATGGTTGTTTGTGAGTTGGACGTTTTGGGACCACAGAATCGAGACGCATCGGGCGCTGTTGGCGTTTAGGGTGTTGTTTTGGCTAAACTCTACGGATATAACCCCCGCATCCGTGTTTTGCAGGACTTGGTTACCCGTTGAGTTTTGCTTAAGTTCGATGCTGCAGTTCCCCAAGCTGTTTTCTTGCACAAGGCACCCGCTGCAATTAATCAGGTTTATGCCACGCAAAAAACGTTCAAAACTTATGTCTCTTAAGGTAACGTTATGCACATTTTCCAAGAGTACGCCACTTTCTGAAGAGTACCCCACCAGCCTATAACCGCGACCATCAAGCACTATATCACTTCTCTCCACCCCAATACCCGTGTAAATATCCCCAGTGAACCTGTACACGCCGTTGACGTATTGAATATGGGCGGTAGGGGGCTCAATTTGCCCATCGCTTCGGATGTAAATCCCAGGAGTGTACTGACCGTAATATGCTTGAACAGTCAAGGGAGAAGAAAATGCAGTCAGCCCTGCAACTACAAAAAACATCATGCAAACAAGAGCAAGGGCAAAGGGTCGTTTCCCAGTCAAAGCAGGTCATTTAACGATGCAACAAACAGGGCTTTATGACTTATGCCAAATCCACCACACAAAAGGGAAGGCAAACAGACTTAAACGCGCAGCCCCACAATTAAGCAGAGTTCTAAGGCAGAGTTGTATAAGAGGGATTTATGCATGAGCAAATCAGAAACAGGTAAGGCAAGTTTTGAGGTGGCAACTTTAGGTGGAGGCTGTTTTTGGTGTTTAGAAGCGGTTTTTAGCATGATTGAGGGTGTAGAAAAAGTGGAGCCGGGTTACGCTGGGGGTTATGTGGCGAATCCAAGTTATGAGCAGGTGTGCTCTGGAAGCACGGGGCACGCAGAAGTTGCACAGGTAACTTTTGACCCTGAAGTTACAAGTTTTAGGGAGATTTTGGAGGTTTTCTTTGCAGCCCACGACCCCACCACGTTAAACAGGCAGGGCGCTGATGTGGGAACCCAGTACCGCTCAGCCATATTCTACTACACACCTAAGCAAAAAGAAATCGCCCAGCAACTCATAGCGGAGCTGGAAAACCAAAAAGTCTACAATCAACCCATAACCACCAAAGTAGAGCCGCTACAGCAGTTTTACCCCGCCGAAAACTACCACAAAGACTATTATCAAACAAACCCCAACGCACCCTACTGCCAAGTTGTCATAAACCCAAAAATAGCCAAACTACGAAAAAAGTACCTATCAAAACTCAAAGCTGCCTACAAAAAATAAGAAGGGCTTTGGAGCCAAAGGGGGATTTTAGAGGTAGTCGTCGAATTGCCAGTAGTGTTCTTCTTCTTGCATGATGATGTCTTCGAAGAGGCGTTTGGTTGTGGTGTCGCCGCGTTTGGTGGCTTCTTGGATGATGGTGCGGTATAGCATGATGGCGTCGTTTTCGGCTTTGCGGTCTAGTTTTATGAAGTCCTCGGAGGTTTCGCCGACTTGAGGAAGCGGGTCAGGGTTGGTTGTAGCTTCTCCGTCAAGCATGTAGATGCGTTCGCTGATTTTTTCGAAGTGGTCCATTTCTGCCATGAAAACTTTTTTGAGCAAATCGCTTACGACTTGGGCTTTGTTGGATTCTTCGATGACTTCTAGAGAGGTGGTTTTGCGTCGGAGGGGAAGGTAGCTTGCTTTTTCGTGTTGGTTGACGTACTGTATGATTGCCATGATTTCTGAGGCTAAGGCTTTGTTAAGTAGGGCAAAGTAGTCGTCAGTGAAGATTTTGAGCCACTCAGAAGCGGGTGCTTCGGGGACGTCTTGGGATTTATCCTGCACGTTTTCGTATTCTTGGAATTTGAACAGGTGTTTTTCTTCTTCGCCGTAGATGCGTTCAAACAGGTCACGGGTTTCCCAATCGCCCAGCTGTTCAGCGGCTTTTATAATTGTGCGGTACAGCACCAAGGCTTCTTCTTCAGCTCTTATGCCAGCTTTAGCAAATTCGCTTAGGCTGTTGCCTACGGTGACTTTGTCGGCTTTGGTTGTGGCGGAGCCGCCAAGATAGTAGATGCGCTCGGTGATGTCGGCGGCGTGTTTCATCTCTGCAATCGCGAAGTCTTTAAGAAATTTACCTACCGCGTCGTAGGTTGTTTTGTCAAGCAAGATGTTTTCGGGGGTGACTTTGCGCATGAGTTTTTCCATTTTTGCATGCTGCAACATGTACTGAACTGAAACTTGAAGTTCCCTAGCAACAGCTTGGTTTAAAAGGTCAAAATATGATGAGGATGCTTTAACTGCCAAAACAAATCACAACTCCAATATAAAATACAATCAAAAAGATATAAAGATTCTTTGCAACCCGCCCTGGGCAGGAAAACCGTCGTGTTACTTTGTCAAGGCAAACAGCGTTTGGAAAAACTTTTATATCTTGTGTAAAATACTACACAGCGATGCAAGATTCTACATCCAAAGGCAGGCACAAAAAATGAAGATAACCACAAGACAAATCGCCATGGTCACCGTATTTGCATCCTTGTACGCTGTTTTAAGAGTAATACCCACTGTCCCCATGATAGGAGTTGAAGGAGCATCATTTTCTGTCGCGGACGTTTTGGCTCCAATTTACGGCATAATCCTTGGGCCATACGTGGGGGGCTTAAGCGTTATTGTGGGCACGTTTATAGGCATGAGCGTAAAGACGCCGTTCTTTTTGGGGCTAGATTTTCTGCCCGCACTGGTGAATACGGTTGCGTTGGGTTTTTTGGTTAGACGCAAATGGTGGCCAGTTGTGCTGCTAAACGTGGCTTTGTTTTTGGGTTTTGTTCTTAACCCGTTAACGCTAAATTTCGTGGAAATCCCAACTGGCAGCGCGTCGATAGCGGTTCCGTTCATGTGGATGCACATAGTTGCCTTCATAGTGCTGCTCTCGCCGCTGGGACGAAACGCAGGCAAATGGATCCAATCCCAAAAACCACAAAAAGCCATCGCAGGCTTTGCAGTTTTAGCCTTCATCGGAACCATGATGCAACACCTCATGGGCAACATACTCTACGAAAACATATTCGTCTACGTCTCAAAATTCCTAACCCCCGAATCCATCATGGTACGCTGGAACGCAGTCTTCTTCCTCTACCCCATAGAAAGAACCATACTAGTAATCTTTGCAACCATCATAGGCGTCGTACTAATCAGAGTCCTACAAAAATCCTTCCACAACATCCTAAACCTACCCCCACCAGAAAACCAACAAAAATAACCCAGCAACCACCGCTTTTTCTTTTTCAGTTAATGCCACGGGTTTAGGGGCAGGCATCGAAGAGGTTGGCGTCTTGCACGTAGGATTTGCCTGTTTTTAGGGCGATTTCTGCTTTGGCTATTTCGCTGCCCAAGTAGGCGGCGTGGTCTAAACGGCTCAACAGCCCCAGTTCTGCGATTTTGCTGTAGAGGTTCGGGGCGGTTTTTGCTTTTACTACGTGTGTGGGCGTGGTGGTTTGGGAGTTGGGAAAATGCAGGGCGATTAGGGTTTTTGCGTTGCGGTCTACGGCGATTTTGAAGATGCCTTTGGGGTCTTCTACCAAAGCGGGCATAGAATCGGCGGTGGTTGTATGCGCGGTTTTTTCTATGGCGGGGTTGTAGGGTTCTTCGCGGCTGCGTTTTTCTTTAAGCAAAAGCAGGTCCAGACCTAGGTCTTTGGGTACGGAGCCGCGGCGTTTAGATAGAAACATCATCTGCGCAGCAACAGCTTCTTCATGCACAGTTCCCTTGGCTTTAACGCTCTTCTCAGTTGCCAGGAGCATGCTCGCGTCCACCTCGGCAGACAAACGCGCAAGCAAAGCATTCACGCCAACAGAATCCGCATCAAACAACTCCGTCACGTTTGAAACACCCACAAACAACGGAACCTCAGGATTCCTGCGCGCGAACTCTTCGTACGCCACAAACGACTCCAAAACGTTAGATGGCTCCAAAATCAAATCCGCCAAAATCCGCTTCACGCCAAGTTTTTGGGCTTTGGCTATGATTTCTTCAAGAAAAACGACGCGTTCATGTGCTGTTTTGGGGAAGATGCCTTCGCGTTGGTTGGTTGGTATGGCGACTACGGCGACGTTTTTGGCGAAAGGCGCAATTTGCTCGACGTTGCCCGCATCCAAACTCAGAATCAACTGGGCACCTGCGTCTACGGAGGCTTTAATCTCGTTTGGGTCAAGCGAGTCGATGCTCACGGGAACATCCACAGCACGTTTGATGGCTTGGACGGCGCGTTTGGCATCTTCGGGTCGGCTGCCTCCTGAAACCATACCCACATCAACCACATGTGCCCCCGCAGAAACAAACTGCACCGCTAAACGCTCCAGTTCCTCATCAGGCATCAGGGCAGCATCCACGATTTCAGCCAAGACCCGCATCGGAAAGCTCTTCCCAACCGCCAAAGCTCCAATTGAAAAGTTTGCGGGTTCTTTTAGGAGGCGGTCGTGGTCGGCTTCAATTTGGGCTAGTTCTTGCAGGGCTTTTTTCTGAAGCCGGCTTCTGAGAAGGTCGCATGCAGGAGTAACAGGCGAGAGTTCTATGTTTTCGGTGAGGGCGTCTAAAACTGTGGGCAAATCCGCCGCGTAGCGTGGACCTTTGAAGGCGGGGGTGCCTGTGGCTTGGGTGATAACAGTGGCGTCTCCGCGAATCAAACCTGGAACCAAGATGACGTCGTACTCTTGGGTTTTTTGGGTTTTGAGTTCTTTGACGATGCCTTCAGGAGTTAGCAGGGCAGCTACGGGCAGTTTTAGGGCAATAACTGTGGTTTGCAGGGAACTTTCTTTGACGTATTGTTTGACGGTTTCTTCTGCGAGTAAGCCTGTTACTAAGAGTACCTTCAACGTTTGAGCCTCAACTTGGTTGGTTAGTGTTGTATGAGCTTGATGGTGGCGCCTTTATTGTTTGCTTTGGCTACAAAAGCCTCGCCACCTGTGCCGCTTTGCAGAAAAGCTTTCATTTTGGAGAGGACGGTTTTGGCGTCTTGTTTTTGGACTACGCCGTAAACTGCTGGTCCCCACGAGCTTTGCCCTGCGCCGTGGGCGCCGATTTTTTGTAGGAACTCGACGCTGTCGGCTACGGTTGTGTGGGAGTAGGTTCCGCCTTGGACAGGGGTGAAGAAGCTTCCGATGGTTGCTTGGACTTGGGTTAGGGCTTCTCCGAAGGTTTCGATGTTGGTTTCGGCTATGGCGGGGAGAAGTTTGAGCATAATTAAGCGGCACATTTTTCCTACGAGTTCGGGGGGCATTTTGGGCAGTTCTTTGAAGGCTTGCACTTCTTTTTTGTCCGACAAACCCGAGTTCACGTTGGGAACAGCAACGACAAAGCGCCAATCCGTGGGGAAGGGCTGGCGGAAAATCAACGGCGGAAACTTGCCCGGAACACACACCCCGTCCTTAAGCAGCTTGCCCCCGTCAACCACAAAACCGCCCTTATCAAAAATAGCAGTGCCAACGCCGGTTCTTCGCACTCTACCCATAGTCAAAGCGAGTTGCTGGGTTGAAACATCCACCTTGTAGAGCCGAGCAAGAGCAGTAGCCACCGCCAACGACATTTGGGTTCCTGAGCCAAAACCCGCATGCGAAGAAATAGCCTCCGCAACGTGAATGTGAGCACCCGATTTTATGGAGTAAGCATCCAAAAACCGCTTCGCCAACTGGGTTACTAACACGGTTTCTTGTCCTGTGACTTTGAGTTTGGATGCTTTTTGGGCTTCCAAGACTACGTTGGGACGGTTTATGCCTATGCCCAAGCCGCCAAACATGCGTCCCATATCGCCGTTAAGGTCAATGAGTCCCAGATGTAGCCGCGCAGGAGTTTTCACGTAAACCTTCACGGATTTGACCTCCAAGAACTGATTTTGCCGTTAATGTCTTCGAGGATTTGAGAGTACACAGAGTCAGGAGCAACCTTGGCTACGACCTCGCCGCACTCGTTAACGGTCTGCAGCAGCGCAGCTAACTCTTGCTGTTTTGTGGGGTCTTGGATGTAGGCTTGTATGCGAGTTGCGTGAATTATGGCTTCTAAGGTGGCTCCAAACGCGCGGCAATACGCCAGCGGTAAGGCAAGGGGGGCATCTATGTGCTTTACGGTGCAAAACACGGTTACGCGCTGCTCATCCAAAGCACAAATGCTACAGACGCAAACTTCCAAGCAGGCATCCGCGGCGCACAAAACAGGAGCCGCCACCGTTTGGGCTTTGGCAAACCAACTGGGCGGTAGTTTGCCGTTTGGGTTTGTGTCTTTGAAGGTAGTTTGGTAGAACAAGTTGATGTCAGAGGTTAGGTTGATTACGGCGCAGCGGATGTCTTGAAGGTTCTGGTAAGTTGAGGAGGAAACAAAAATTTGCAAACGTAACGTCTGCTCATCTTCTAAGGTGACGCCCATAGGAGCCGCGTTTGGGGTACCCTCCAAGTCACAGGTGGACACAATGGTCTCCACTATAGCGCCAGCAGAAAAACCCAAATCAGCCAAATCCACCAACCAATTCACCCCGCACAGAAAGTAAACCCGCTGTCCAATTTATTTTTTTCAACCGAATGTAACTTTTCACAACCGATAATAAAGTTTTTCTTAAACAAAAAAACTTCCGCAAACAAGCAACCCAAACTAAGAAAGACAAAAGAAAGAAAAAGAGGCAGAACCAGAGGGGTTATTTGCCTTTTAGTTTCTTGTAGGTGTGGAGAAAGACTTTTTCGTTTTCGGGGACGGGTTCTTTGAATTTGACTAAGACTTCGCCTGAAGATAGGGGTGCTTTGATTTCGCCTTTGATGCCTGAGGCGGCGACGACGGTTTTTCCTACGAATCTGCGGGCAGCTTCTGAGGCAGCGAAAAGACCGTGTACGGCGTATTCGTCGGGGGCGCTTTTTTGTTTTACAGTTCCTTGTTTGGTCTTTTTTGAGAAGAATTCGGGTTTGTTGTTGGTTTGGGTGATTCTTCCGCCGCCGATTATGCGGAATTCGCGGGTTTGCAGTCCAGGGTTCATTAAGAGGATGTGGTCGCCTCTTTCTGCTACGACTTGCTGTCTAAGTTCAATGTAGACTAGGCATTTTTCTAAGGTTTTCACGGATTTTTTCACGACGAATTTGCCATCTTCCATAACTCCGGGCATGACGTTTCCAAGCATTTCGTAGGAGCCTACGAATACGTCTACGTCGCTGTAGGGCGTCAATGAGCGTTTGTAGTATTTGTCTACTTCTAACTCGGTTATCACGCTACAGGTGGAGGTGATGGAGCCAGGAGAGACAGCTACGTAGCCTCTGTGGGCGTCATCAGGCTTTATGTCTTTAACCGCAATGCCCACCCTCTCACCAGCGGCAGCTTCCTTTTTGTCTTCGCCAAAGGAACGTATCGAACGCACCTGACCCTTCTTGTCAATGGGCTTGATTTCAACGGCGTCTTTGAGTTTCACTTTCCCACGATGAATCGTCCCCGTCAAAACAGTACCTGCACCCGCTATAGTAAACGCATGGTCAATAGGCATCTTAAAAGGTCCAGTCCATTGCCGAATAGGCGGGTTAAGGGAGTTTTGCAGGGTACTTTTGAGGTCATCAATTCCTTTGCCCGTTAACCCTGAAACCTCCACAATCTTTGCGTTCTCGTAGGGGGTTCCTTTGAGCAGAAGCGTGATTTTGTTTTTGACTTCTTCGACGCGTTTGGGAGAGGCTAGGTCGACTTTGTTCAGGGCAACTACGAGGTCTTTGATGCCAAGGTTTTTGATTATGGAAAAGTGTTCTGCGCTTTGAACTTGAAGACCCAAATCGGCTGCTACAATTAGCACGGCAGCATCAATAATGTTCGCACCCGCCACCACGTGTCTAACCAAGCTAAAGTGCCCAGGCAAATCCACCAAGGTAACAAGGTATTGACCCAAATTGAAAGCTGAAAAGCCCATATCCAAAGTCATACCGCGTCTAACGGAGTCGGGTGCCTTGTCCAGAGCAGCGGTTGAAGGTTTCTCGGTTAACTGTCTAGCAAGCATGGTTTTTCCGTGGTCAACATGCCCAAACAAGCCAACGTGAACGGGAATCAGGTCTTTGCCGTGTTCCATCGTGTAGCTTTTTGCAACCGCGTTAGCTTCACGGTGAAACAGCTCAACTGCGTCCACGGGCTTTAACCCATCTGCCAAAGCTTTCTTCACAACTTCTTTGCGTATTCGCGAAAGAGAAATGCCCAAATCAGGGTTCTTGTAGCGCGTCATGACCTCCATCATGGACTTGCGGGTTTCCCGCTCAATTCCTCGCGCTCTCAGGGATTTTTCGTTTTCCACGACTTTTTTGGGTTTAGACCGTTTGGGGCTCTCCAACCGCTTAAGAACTGCTGCGACGATGAGGTCGGCAATTTCGTCAATGTTTTGTTTGGCGGGGTTAACAACTGCGAGGGGTGTGTCCCATTTGTAGTCGCCTTTGGGGGGGTCAAATTTTTGGTTGATTTCTTCGATGAGCTCTGCGGGGATGGGGGTGCCGCGTTTTTGGTTCCATTCGATGGCTTGCTCGGCGGGTGTATCTACGAGGATGATGTCGTAGTCGGCGTCTGCGCGTTTGGCGATGTGGCGTATGTCGCTTCGCATGGACTTGTAATAGTTCAAGTCATCACTGATAACCAAGAAACCATGCTCCAACCCAGTTGCAAGAGCCTTCTCATACAAAGTCTTCACCGACATTTCCCTTTCAGGCTTAAACCCCAAAGAGGAATGCGAAACCATACGACGAAAATCATCCGAACTAATCACCATAGCCGACACCCCATGCTTATCCTCAAGCACAGAGGCAACTTTACGGCTGATAGTAGTTTTTCCCGAAGAAGGCAACCCACACATTATAAGCAGGTAAGGATAATTCTGCGACACCATTTTTCCTCTATTGTCCATCTGGTCTTTCGGTTTATAATTGTGTCTGTGAAAATCAGGCACAAGATACAAAGCAATAAAAGAACAACCTGAGCATTTAAGCCTAAAGACGTGGACTAATCACCTGTTGGGGTATTGTTTGTGTTGCCGTTTGACAAGTTGGAGGATACTGTTCCTAAGAGCATACTTGACCGAGGCTTAACTATACTGGGCACAGAACAGCGACCAATAAAGCTGCTTTTTGAGCAGCGAAGAGTGCCTCAGGAAGGCTGGAAGGATAGCCAAATTGAAACCCTGCTAAACCTGCTCGCTACAATGGATTCAGATAAAGACAGCAAAGCAGCATTTGTAGGCGAAAGAGAAGGCAGAGTCGCATCCCCCGCAGTTTCCAAGTTATCAGGCGGATTTCATCACGGCGTAGGAAGGTCAGGCAACTTAACTAAAGCCCAGCCCAAAGCCGCAGGCGGGTCACTCATGTATTTTTTCGCCAACAAACTGGCTACTGATGCCATCAAACGGTTTGGAGTCCCAAACATCAAACGAGCAGAGGTTTTTCCGATGGCAACAGGAATGACCCTGGCGCTTATTTTGTGTGCAGCAAGAAACCAAACCAAAGGCAAAGAGGTTGTTTATCCGCAGCTTGACCACAAAACGCCGTTGAAGGCAATTGCGCTTGCGGGGCTGCAACCAAAAACTGTGAAAGGAGAAATCCAAGGCGACGCCGTAAACGTCTCTGCTCAAGAGGTAGAGAAAGCAGTTGATGAGAACACGGCAGCGATACTGTCTACGACCACGTTTTTTTCGCCTCGAGAACCAGACAGAATCAAAGAGATTGCAAGAATTGCACAGGAAAAGCAAGTCCCCCATATCATAAATAACTCGTTTGGGGTACAGAGCCGCGAAATCATGAAACTCATAAGAGGCGCGGTGGATGCGGGGCGCGTGGATGCTATAATTCAAAGCACGGACAAGAATTTTCTTACCCCCGTGGGAGGGGCAATAGTTGCTTCGCCCAATGAAGAGTTTTTAGAGGAAGTGTCGGGGGCGTATGCGGGAAGGGCGACGGCTGCGCCTATTGTGCAGTTTTTAGCTGCGATGCTGTCTGTGGGGTTGGATGGCTACGAGGCGCTTAGAACCCAGCAGGAAAAGAACAGAAAACTCCTTGAAGCTGCCCTAAAAGAGGTTGCACAGAAACATTCACAGCGAATACTTGACGTTTACAACCCCATATCAGTCGCCATGACGCTGCAGGGAAGAGATGCCAAAAAAATAGGCAAAGCACTCTACACGGCAAGAGTCTACGGCGCAAGAGCTTTAGAACCCACAGATTTTGGAGTAAGCTGCCCCAAATACACCACGCCCTACATCAACTTCGACGCCAGCATAGGAACCCAACAAAACGACATCACCAAAGCCGCAGAAAGACTAAACACAGTTCTAAAAACCGTAACGTAGTGGCGGCGCCCAAGGGGAATTGAACCCCGAATCCTTCTCGGACTCACCGGATTTGAAGTCCGGTGCCAGGACCACCTAGCTGTAGGGCGCCCCGCATTGCTGACTTTTCGTATTGAAAGAAGGATATATAACTTGTCTCATCAAACGTTGCCTCGTAACGGCAATTTTGCGTTCACACAACAACAAAGC is from Candidatus Bathyarchaeota archaeon and encodes:
- the selB gene encoding selenocysteine-specific translation elongation factor; amino-acid sequence: MDNRGKMVSQNYPYLLIMCGLPSSGKTTISRKVASVLEDKHGVSAMVISSDDFRRMVSHSSLGFKPEREMSVKTLYEKALATGLEHGFLVISDDLNYYKSMRSDIRHIAKRADADYDIILVDTPAEQAIEWNQKRGTPIPAELIEEINQKFDPPKGDYKWDTPLAVVNPAKQNIDEIADLIVAAVLKRLESPKRSKPKKVVENEKSLRARGIERETRKSMMEVMTRYKNPDLGISLSRIRKEVVKKALADGLKPVDAVELFHREANAVAKSYTMEHGKDLIPVHVGLFGHVDHGKTMLARQLTEKPSTAALDKAPDSVRRGMTLDMGFSAFNLGQYLVTLVDLPGHFSLVRHVVAGANIIDAAVLIVAADLGLQVQSAEHFSIIKNLGIKDLVVALNKVDLASPKRVEEVKNKITLLLKGTPYENAKIVEVSGLTGKGIDDLKSTLQNSLNPPIRQWTGPFKMPIDHAFTIAGAGTVLTGTIHRGKVKLKDAVEIKPIDKKGQVRSIRSFGEDKKEAAAGERVGIAVKDIKPDDAHRGYVAVSPGSITSTCSVITELEVDKYYKRSLTPYSDVDVFVGSYEMLGNVMPGVMEDGKFVVKKSVKTLEKCLVYIELRQQVVAERGDHILLMNPGLQTREFRIIGGGRITQTNNKPEFFSKKTKQGTVKQKSAPDEYAVHGLFAASEAARRFVGKTVVAASGIKGEIKAPLSSGEVLVKFKEPVPENEKVFLHTYKKLKGK
- the spcS gene encoding O-phosphoseryl-tRNA(Sec) selenium transferase, whose product is MPFDKLEDTVPKSILDRGLTILGTEQRPIKLLFEQRRVPQEGWKDSQIETLLNLLATMDSDKDSKAAFVGEREGRVASPAVSKLSGGFHHGVGRSGNLTKAQPKAAGGSLMYFFANKLATDAIKRFGVPNIKRAEVFPMATGMTLALILCAARNQTKGKEVVYPQLDHKTPLKAIALAGLQPKTVKGEIQGDAVNVSAQEVEKAVDENTAAILSTTTFFSPREPDRIKEIARIAQEKQVPHIINNSFGVQSREIMKLIRGAVDAGRVDAIIQSTDKNFLTPVGGAIVASPNEEFLEEVSGAYAGRATAAPIVQFLAAMLSVGLDGYEALRTQQEKNRKLLEAALKEVAQKHSQRILDVYNPISVAMTLQGRDAKKIGKALYTARVYGARALEPTDFGVSCPKYTTPYINFDASIGTQQNDITKAAERLNTVLKTVT